GCAATGATCAACAGTCTGGAATATCTTGAAGCGTTTGGTGAAGATACAGTACCTTACAACCGCTTCGCGACCTTCCCAGCTGCGAACTTCCCGAATACTCAAAAGCTCTACAACCAGCTCACTAAGCAAAATCCAGATATTGTTGTCCCTAGCTTTGAGCCAGTGCAGGCGCGCATAAAGACAACCGCAGACACAGCAGCCACATCCACTGAAATTGAGAATGAACAGCCGCAGCTCGTCGAAGTCGGTCGTTCTTTTAACTCCAGTCAGGGACAGTTGGTTGAATCTGGTGTGGATACAACCCGCCGCAACCCAGCTCGTATTTACCGCATAACAGTAAATACAAATCAAGCTGACATAGAGCAGGTGATAAACGCTATTTACTCTCAAGTAATGGATGTGTATGGCGGTCAAGTTCCTGACCACTTCCACAATTGTGAGTTGGAAAGCAGACTGCGCAATGGTGAAATTTCTGTAAGAAAATTTGTGAGTGAACTTGCAAGCTCAGAAATCTATCGCCAGCGTTTCTGCGTTTCCTATCCCAACACCAAAGTGGTTGAGTTCCTCTTCCGTCATCTGTTGGGACGTGCGCCAGCAACTCAGGTGGAAATTCTCCATTACACCAACTCACTAACAGGTAGCGGTTTAAAAGCTGCTGTAGAGGAGATTGTTAATAGCTCTGAGTATGCTCAATACTTTGGTGAGAATGTGGTGCCATACCAGCGGTTCCCATCCTTGCCTGCAGGTAACTACCTTGGTAGCGTGAAGGCGCTTGATTAAGTGAAATAGTCAATCGTCAATAGTCATGTAGTGTTGAAGTTGGGGTGTAGGGGAGCCAGTACTGTTCGCGCAGCGTGGCACTTTGTGCCATAGGAGGGTTTCCCGACAGAGGTATCTGGTGAGACCAGCGCTGCAGGAGGTGAGACCAGTGCTGCGGGAGGGTCTCCCGACAGCCAGGCATCTGGCGAACCCGAAGGGGTTTCCCTCTGTAAGCGACTGGCGTATCTCCTCCGGAGACGCTGCGCGAACGCCGTAAGGCGTGCGCTTTGCGCATACCCGAAGGGCGTGTGTAGGGATAAAAACAGAAGCAGGGAGCACCGGAGTAGGGAGAAGACTAGTTCACGTGAACTAATTTCCCCCAGCACCCAGCACCCAAGCTAAGCGTGCTCCCTACTTCTTCCCCCTTACACCCTTACAACGCCAGGTGCGCGACTGTCGGGAAACCCGCCCACAGCACTGGCTCCCCTTACACCCTGCCCCTAAGACTATTGACTTGCAAAAGGTATTCTAAGCTTTGCCAACATTAGCTTTGTGACTGTCAGTAGAGCAGTAAACTTGAATTGCAATGTTACAAAGTATTAAGAGGAGTCATAATTGCTCAACAGAATGCCCGAAAATAATTCCGGAAGGTAACTGAGTTTATGAGCTTATGTACTAGCCATTACGCAAGCGCACTCGTTTAGTATTAGTTGCACCAGTTGTTTGGCTGTTGTATCTAAAAGATGAGAAAATAAGCTTAGTTAACCAATCAAAGCCGCACCAGTTTAAGATTCTGGTTTTATTTAGTACTGGAGGAATCCATTAATGAGTATCGTCACGAAGTCCATCGTGAATGCTGACGCAGAAGCGCGCTACCTCAGTCCTGGTGAACTAGACCGGATTAAGGGATTTGTTACTAGTGGTGAAAAGCGTCTCCGCATTGCTCAAGTTATCACCGAGAACCGCGAGCGTATTGTGAAGCAAGCTGGTGATCAACTGTTCCAAAGACGTCCTGATGTTGTTTCTCCTGGCGGTAATGCTTACGGTCAAGAAATGACAGCTACCTGTTTGCGCGATTTGGATTACTACCTCCGTCTCGTCACTTACGGCGTTGTCGCTGGTGATGTCACCCCCATTGAAGAAATTGGCCTTGTGGGTGTTCGCGAAATGTACAAGTCCCTTGGTACTCCAATTGAAGGTGTTGCTGAAGGTGTCCGTGGTTTGAAGAACGCTGCTGCGTCACTGATGTCTGGTGAAGACGCTGCTGAAGCTAGCGCTTACTTCGACTACGTAGTCGGTGGCTTGCAATAGGGTGAAGTTATTTCCCTGCTGAAACTGAACTAATGCAATAAGGTTGGAAATAAGGAATTAACTAACATGGCTCAAGACGCAATTACCTCTGTCATTAACTCTGCAGACGTTCAAGGTAAGTACTTGGATACTTCTGCTCTTCAAAAGCTTAAGAGCTACTTCTCAACTGGCGAACTGCGCGTACGTGCTGCTACCACCATTGCTGCTAACGCATCTGCAATTGTCAAAGAAGCTGTAGCTAAGGCTCTGTTGTATTCTGACATTACCCGTCCCGGTGGTAACATGTACACCACTCGTCGCTATGCTGCTTGCATCCGCGACTTGGATTACTACCTCCGTTATGCTACCTACGCTATGTTGGCAGGCGATCCATCCATATTGGATGAGCGTGTCCTCAATGGCTTGAAAGAAACCTACAACTCCTTAGGTGTACCCGTCGGTGCTACCGTGCAAGCTATCCAAGCTATCAAAGAAGTGACTGCTAGCTTGGTAGGTCCTGACGCTGGTAAGGAAATGGGTGTTTACTTGGATTACATTTCCTCCGGCTTAAGCTAAAAGCTAGGTTGCACTTGAGAACTTAAGTGCGGCTTTATTAAGTAA
This portion of the Brasilonema sennae CENA114 genome encodes:
- the apcA gene encoding allophycocyanin subunit alpha yields the protein MSIVTKSIVNADAEARYLSPGELDRIKGFVTSGEKRLRIAQVITENRERIVKQAGDQLFQRRPDVVSPGGNAYGQEMTATCLRDLDYYLRLVTYGVVAGDVTPIEEIGLVGVREMYKSLGTPIEGVAEGVRGLKNAAASLMSGEDAAEASAYFDYVVGGLQ
- the apcB gene encoding allophycocyanin subunit beta, whose protein sequence is MAQDAITSVINSADVQGKYLDTSALQKLKSYFSTGELRVRAATTIAANASAIVKEAVAKALLYSDITRPGGNMYTTRRYAACIRDLDYYLRYATYAMLAGDPSILDERVLNGLKETYNSLGVPVGATVQAIQAIKEVTASLVGPDAGKEMGVYLDYISSGLS